From one Catellatospora sp. IY07-71 genomic stretch:
- a CDS encoding glutathione S-transferase family protein, translated as MADTTITETGPGSYVNPDGAFTRDQRYIATRITADGRDGYPVEAGRYRLVVSRACPWAGRMVIVRRLLGLEEALPMGVTGPTHDKRSWTFDLDPGGRDPVLGIERLQEAFFARFPGYERGITVPAIVDVPTGQVVTNDYRQMTLDLSLEWTALHRPGAPELYPAPLRDEIDAINEQVFEDVNDGVYRCGFAGSQQAYEAAYRRLFGRLDALSERLSARRYLVGDTITEADVRLFCTLVRFDAVYHGHFKCNRSKLTELPVLWAYARDLFTTPGFGDTIHFGHIKSHYYEVHRDINPTGIVPAGPDPAGWLTPHHREQLGGRPFGDGTPPGPVPPGETVPPLTDQVL; from the coding sequence ATGGCCGACACCACGATCACCGAAACCGGACCCGGCAGCTACGTGAACCCGGACGGGGCGTTCACCCGCGACCAGCGCTACATCGCCACCCGCATCACCGCCGACGGCCGCGACGGCTACCCCGTCGAGGCCGGGCGCTACCGGCTCGTGGTCAGCCGCGCCTGCCCCTGGGCGGGCCGGATGGTGATCGTACGCCGCCTGCTCGGGCTGGAGGAGGCGCTGCCGATGGGCGTAACCGGCCCGACGCACGACAAGCGCAGCTGGACGTTCGACCTCGACCCGGGCGGCCGCGACCCGGTGCTGGGCATCGAGCGGCTGCAGGAGGCCTTCTTCGCCCGGTTCCCCGGCTACGAGCGCGGCATCACCGTGCCCGCGATCGTGGACGTGCCCACCGGCCAGGTGGTGACCAACGACTACCGGCAGATGACGCTGGACCTGTCCCTGGAGTGGACCGCGCTGCACCGCCCCGGCGCCCCCGAGCTCTACCCCGCGCCGCTGCGCGACGAGATCGACGCGATCAACGAGCAGGTCTTCGAGGACGTCAACGACGGTGTGTACCGGTGCGGCTTCGCCGGCTCGCAGCAGGCGTACGAAGCCGCGTACCGGCGCCTGTTCGGGCGGCTGGACGCGCTGTCGGAGCGGCTGTCGGCCCGGCGCTACCTGGTCGGCGACACGATCACCGAGGCGGACGTGCGGCTGTTCTGCACGCTGGTCCGCTTCGACGCCGTGTACCACGGCCACTTCAAGTGCAACCGCAGCAAGCTGACCGAGCTGCCGGTGCTGTGGGCGTACGCGCGCGACCTGTTCACCACGCCCGGTTTCGGCGACACGATCCACTTCGGGCACATCAAGAGCCACTACTACGAGGTGCACCGCGACATCAACCCGACCGGCATCGTGCCCGCCGGGCCGGACCCGGCCGGCTGGCTCACCCCGCACCACCGCGAGCAGCTCGGCGGCCGCCCGTTCGGCGACGGCACGCCGCCCGGCCCGGTGCCGCCGGGCGAGACCGTACCGCCGCTCACCGATCAGGTGTTGTGA
- a CDS encoding BTAD domain-containing putative transcriptional regulator, giving the protein MAPAASRRMVIAAAGYGKTTALRRWCPAPGARWWPGGTDAAAFVVDAAAAGDGPIVLDDLPALPDGELRRLLRAVAGVSADVEIVLASRWPLAWRPHAGPGRWTEVGPAELACTVDDVAELLTEACGSADPDLAARLHAATAGWPALVQLAVEAVRVHGPDAEPAAGPLAAYVRDQVLPELPEDVRLLLARAGELSPLTAGLCAALGVPEAEALSALLRRAGVLVREPGAAPGLPVVERIVPVVARVAAADDTGGRDAARTAAAWYREHGPAAAAARELMRAGDRAGAAQLLREHGGRIVSGGHVGLVVRLVGELPPEERDERLWLLLGDALRTSGDLGAAQRAYEEAAGTRRPLPAATAWRLGRVSYQRGDAHGALAAFARAAPGESGADAALLAAAVANARLLAGDVDDAVDSARHAVRTAAAAGDDAALAAAYLSLALCLGVAGDSAGSAEHFALALPMAQRTGDVLLLTQIHTNRSYQQLQQAHYAAALESAELCAVYAQAAGSPSLHAIATSNEADALAMLGRYDEAARRYRTAIAHYQRHGSRRFAGAVLGLAELYWRRGWREQARAAYEQVVEVASGAGNAHVLVPALAGLALTVLADDVKAAAGYAEAAADQAGPELSRPALLAQGWIALHQGAPVRAAELATEAARAARTRSEPAGLADALELRAAAEADPHRARAALREARAIWAEAGAAVEAARIAVLAARLPGAGADERADALPAAQRLAAADALADRIGAATGSADRPQVRVRALGRFEVELAGQVVPASSWQSRKARDLLRILVARRGRPVPRSELCELLWPDADGQKTGHRLSVLLNIVRGVLDPAKVHAADHHLSADQSSIALNVATTGVDVEDFLDQVARARRLVEQQATEQARLALLAADQLYRADAFEDEPYTEWAGPLHEEARAAYLAMLRMLAHTSRLAGQPGAAVSYLLRLLERDPYDERAHRSLVRTLVAGGQHGEARRAFARYGDAMRAIGVSPPDRDLLVPVRQAAVARR; this is encoded by the coding sequence ATGGCACCAGCAGCGAGCCGGCGCATGGTGATCGCGGCGGCGGGATACGGCAAGACGACCGCGCTGCGCCGCTGGTGTCCCGCGCCCGGGGCCCGCTGGTGGCCGGGCGGCACCGACGCGGCGGCGTTCGTCGTGGACGCCGCGGCCGCCGGTGACGGGCCGATCGTGCTCGACGACCTGCCCGCGCTGCCCGACGGCGAGCTGCGCAGGTTGCTGCGGGCCGTCGCGGGCGTCAGCGCGGACGTGGAGATCGTGCTGGCGTCACGGTGGCCGCTCGCCTGGCGGCCGCACGCGGGCCCCGGCCGGTGGACCGAAGTCGGCCCGGCCGAGCTGGCCTGCACCGTGGACGACGTCGCCGAGCTGCTCACCGAGGCGTGCGGGTCGGCCGACCCGGACCTCGCCGCGCGCCTGCACGCCGCGACCGCCGGCTGGCCCGCCCTGGTGCAGCTCGCTGTCGAGGCCGTACGCGTGCACGGACCGGACGCCGAACCCGCCGCCGGGCCGCTCGCCGCGTACGTCCGGGATCAGGTGCTGCCGGAGCTGCCGGAGGACGTCCGGCTGCTGCTCGCGCGGGCGGGCGAGCTGTCGCCGCTCACCGCGGGCCTGTGCGCGGCGCTCGGCGTGCCCGAGGCCGAAGCGCTGAGCGCGCTGCTGCGCCGGGCCGGGGTGCTGGTGCGGGAGCCGGGCGCGGCGCCGGGGCTGCCGGTCGTGGAGCGGATCGTGCCGGTCGTCGCCCGGGTCGCGGCGGCCGATGACACGGGCGGGCGGGACGCGGCGCGCACGGCCGCGGCCTGGTATCGCGAGCACGGTCCGGCGGCGGCCGCCGCGCGCGAGCTGATGCGGGCCGGGGACCGGGCCGGGGCGGCGCAGCTGCTGCGGGAGCACGGCGGGCGGATCGTGTCCGGCGGGCACGTGGGTCTGGTCGTGCGCCTGGTCGGCGAGCTGCCGCCGGAGGAGCGCGACGAGCGGCTGTGGCTGCTGCTCGGCGACGCGCTGCGGACCTCGGGCGATCTCGGTGCCGCGCAGCGGGCGTACGAGGAGGCGGCGGGCACCCGGCGGCCGCTGCCCGCGGCCACCGCCTGGCGGCTGGGCCGGGTGTCCTATCAGCGCGGTGACGCGCACGGGGCGCTGGCCGCGTTCGCCCGCGCCGCGCCGGGTGAGTCCGGTGCGGACGCGGCGCTGCTGGCCGCGGCCGTCGCGAACGCCCGGCTGCTCGCGGGCGACGTCGACGACGCGGTGGACTCGGCACGGCACGCGGTGCGGACGGCCGCGGCGGCCGGTGACGACGCCGCGCTGGCCGCCGCGTACCTGAGCCTGGCGCTGTGCCTGGGGGTGGCGGGGGACAGCGCGGGCAGCGCGGAGCACTTCGCGCTCGCGCTGCCGATGGCGCAGCGCACCGGGGACGTGCTGCTGCTGACCCAGATCCATACCAACCGCAGCTACCAGCAGCTGCAGCAGGCGCATTACGCGGCGGCGCTGGAGTCGGCGGAGCTGTGCGCCGTGTACGCGCAGGCGGCCGGTTCGCCGAGCCTGCACGCCATCGCGACCAGCAACGAGGCCGACGCGCTGGCCATGCTCGGCCGCTACGACGAGGCGGCCCGCCGCTACCGGACCGCGATCGCGCACTACCAGCGGCACGGCTCGCGCCGGTTCGCCGGGGCGGTGCTCGGGCTGGCCGAGCTGTACTGGCGGCGCGGGTGGCGCGAGCAGGCGCGGGCCGCGTACGAGCAGGTGGTCGAGGTCGCGTCCGGGGCCGGCAACGCGCACGTGCTGGTGCCCGCGCTGGCCGGGCTGGCGCTGACGGTGCTGGCCGACGACGTGAAGGCCGCCGCCGGGTACGCCGAGGCCGCCGCCGACCAGGCCGGGCCGGAGCTGAGCCGCCCGGCGCTGCTCGCGCAGGGCTGGATCGCCCTGCACCAGGGCGCCCCGGTGCGCGCCGCCGAGCTGGCCACCGAGGCCGCGCGGGCGGCCCGGACCCGGAGCGAGCCCGCGGGCCTGGCCGACGCGCTCGAACTGCGGGCCGCCGCCGAGGCCGACCCGCACCGCGCCCGCGCCGCGCTACGGGAGGCGCGGGCGATCTGGGCGGAGGCCGGAGCTGCGGTGGAGGCCGCACGTATCGCGGTGCTGGCCGCGCGCCTGCCCGGGGCGGGCGCGGACGAGCGGGCCGACGCGCTGCCCGCCGCGCAGCGGCTGGCCGCCGCCGACGCGCTGGCCGACCGGATCGGCGCGGCCACGGGTTCCGCGGACCGGCCGCAGGTGCGGGTACGCGCGCTCGGCCGGTTCGAGGTGGAGCTGGCCGGGCAGGTCGTGCCCGCGTCGTCGTGGCAGTCGCGCAAGGCCCGTGACCTGCTGCGCATCCTGGTGGCGCGGCGCGGGCGGCCGGTGCCGCGCAGCGAGCTGTGCGAGCTGCTGTGGCCCGACGCCGACGGGCAGAAGACCGGGCACCGGCTGTCGGTGCTGCTCAACATCGTGCGCGGGGTGCTCGACCCGGCCAAGGTCCACGCCGCCGACCACCATCTCAGCGCCGACCAGTCGAGCATCGCGCTGAACGTGGCCACGACCGGTGTGGACGTGGAGGACTTCCTGGACCAGGTCGCCCGAGCCCGGCGGCTGGTCGAGCAGCAGGCGACCGAGCAGGCCCGGCTCGCGCTGCTCGCGGCCGACCAGCTCTACCGGGCCGACGCGTTCGAGGACGAGCCGTACACCGAGTGGGCGGGCCCGCTGCACGAGGAGGCGCGGGCGGCGTACCTGGCGATGCTGCGGATGCTCGCGCACACCAGCCGCCTCGCGGGGCAGCCCGGTGCGGCGGTGAGCTACCTGCTGCGGCTGCTGGAGCGCGACCCGTACGACGAGCGCGCGCACCGGTCGCTGGTGCGCACGCTCGTCGCGGGCGGCCAGCACGGCGAGGCCCGGCGCGCGTTCGCCCGCTACGGCGACGCGATGCGCGCGATCGGAGTGTCGCCGCCGGACCGGGATCTGCTGGTCCCGGTCCGGCAGGCGGCCGTGGCGCGGCGCTGA
- a CDS encoding sensor domain-containing diguanylate cyclase — MAGLAESLYIQQLVELLAVVSSSTDETSAVQNAVERSAQALEAEVAAVVFEGKVTASIGFPPGAVPHEEIVAVTLRQRAELDVPGLGSCPAVTASWAGSNPGHLVLARWDAPFRIEEQNLVRGMARVLELTLTMLRTLAAEHSIRQSLEERQRLLEHLFTIQRAISRREDLQQILDTITIGARDLLGDEIGLLWVRDEPTSSRVRLAAAAGTRPVDPADRPVVDVADASVAGEAIVTDQVVVRHGQEAQSRMLKLLGPNGVHASMAAPVHDSGIVTGALVVASCDVDRAYTPADEQTLRAFAENVSLALTDAATVVRMRLAHHDALTGLPSRRLFLEQLAQQLAVVESDGRTLAVLFLDLDRFKDINDSLGHAAGDQLLTVTADRVTAQLRAGDAASRFGGDEFAVMLSSVDGAGDATAVASRIVDALGKPMRVAQQRLRVGVSIGIALSAATGNDPAELVARADLAMYEAKRRGTGGHAIYDASLPGHGTVPAAHR; from the coding sequence ATGGCGGGGCTCGCCGAGTCGCTGTACATCCAGCAGCTGGTGGAGCTGCTGGCCGTGGTCTCCTCGTCCACCGACGAGACGTCGGCGGTGCAGAACGCCGTCGAGCGCTCGGCGCAGGCGCTGGAGGCGGAGGTCGCGGCGGTGGTGTTCGAGGGCAAGGTGACCGCGTCGATCGGGTTTCCGCCGGGCGCGGTGCCGCACGAGGAGATCGTCGCGGTCACGCTGCGGCAGCGTGCCGAGCTCGACGTACCCGGCCTGGGCAGCTGCCCGGCGGTGACCGCGTCCTGGGCGGGCAGCAACCCGGGGCATCTGGTGCTGGCCCGCTGGGACGCCCCGTTTCGCATCGAGGAGCAGAACCTGGTCCGCGGTATGGCCCGGGTGCTGGAGCTGACCCTGACGATGCTGCGCACGCTCGCGGCCGAGCACTCCATCCGGCAGTCGCTGGAGGAGCGGCAGCGGCTGCTGGAGCACCTGTTCACGATCCAGCGGGCCATCTCCCGCCGCGAGGACCTGCAGCAGATCCTCGACACCATCACCATCGGCGCACGGGACCTGCTCGGCGACGAGATCGGGCTGCTGTGGGTGCGCGACGAGCCCACCTCCTCCCGGGTCAGGCTGGCCGCGGCGGCGGGCACCCGGCCGGTGGACCCGGCCGACCGGCCCGTGGTCGACGTGGCCGACGCGTCCGTGGCGGGCGAGGCGATCGTGACCGACCAGGTCGTGGTCCGGCACGGGCAGGAGGCCCAGTCACGGATGCTCAAGCTGCTCGGTCCCAACGGGGTGCACGCGTCGATGGCCGCGCCCGTGCACGACAGCGGCATCGTCACCGGCGCCCTGGTCGTGGCGTCCTGCGACGTGGACCGCGCCTACACCCCGGCCGATGAGCAGACCCTGCGCGCCTTCGCCGAGAACGTCAGCCTGGCCCTGACCGACGCTGCCACGGTGGTGCGCATGCGGCTGGCGCACCACGACGCGCTGACCGGGCTGCCCAGCCGGCGGCTGTTCCTGGAGCAGCTGGCCCAGCAGCTGGCGGTGGTCGAGTCCGACGGGCGCACGCTCGCGGTGCTGTTCCTGGACCTGGACCGGTTCAAGGACATCAACGACTCCCTCGGCCATGCCGCGGGCGACCAGCTGCTGACGGTCACCGCTGACCGGGTCACCGCGCAGCTGCGCGCCGGGGACGCGGCGTCGCGTTTCGGCGGGGACGAGTTCGCGGTGATGCTGTCCAGCGTGGACGGCGCGGGCGACGCTACGGCGGTGGCGAGCCGCATCGTGGACGCGCTGGGCAAGCCGATGCGGGTGGCCCAGCAGCGGCTGCGGGTCGGGGTGAGCATCGGCATCGCCCTGAGCGCCGCCACGGGCAACGATCCCGCGGAGCTCGTCGCCCGCGCCGACCTGGCCATGTACGAGGCGAAGCGCCGCGGCACCGGCGGCCACGCGATCTACGACGCGTCCCTGCCCGGCCACGGCACCGTCCCGGCGGCACACCGCTGA
- a CDS encoding FIST signal transduction protein yields MQISDREPHERRWMGVGRSSRPDSRAAAAEAVRTARMGPDPKLLVVFAAITHDAAAVLAGVTEAAPGVPVIGCTTHGEIGPGGPADGTVTVAALGGAGLEVSTCVAEDVTGRQADAGYEVAGCVGRVGLPHRVLMLLTDGLVRDQESIVRGCYRALGAGVPLFGGAAADGWRMSGAYLFKDGQVLTNAVIGAAIASEAPIAVGVSHGWRTVGQPMIVTRAADGRVLTLDDRPALDVYLERLDAPPEAYTDPAAFTAFALPRPLGVQRRSGVEARNLSTEVDLEGRSIGGGGAIDPGGLTWVMTGDEQSILDATDSACQDALDRLHGQEPIGMLTFSCAALRAVLGDDGIRREGERLDRWAGSIPYAGFYTYGEIARNHGIDGFHNQTLAVLALS; encoded by the coding sequence GTGCAGATCTCCGACAGAGAACCGCACGAACGGCGCTGGATGGGCGTCGGACGGAGCAGCCGGCCCGATTCCCGGGCGGCGGCGGCCGAGGCCGTGCGTACGGCCAGGATGGGCCCCGATCCGAAACTGCTGGTCGTCTTCGCGGCGATCACCCACGACGCGGCGGCGGTGCTGGCCGGGGTCACCGAGGCCGCGCCAGGCGTGCCGGTGATCGGCTGCACCACGCACGGCGAGATCGGGCCCGGCGGCCCGGCCGACGGCACGGTGACCGTGGCCGCGCTCGGCGGGGCGGGGCTGGAGGTGTCCACCTGCGTCGCCGAGGACGTCACCGGCCGCCAGGCCGACGCCGGTTACGAGGTGGCCGGCTGCGTCGGGCGGGTCGGGCTGCCGCACCGGGTGCTGATGCTGCTCACCGACGGGCTGGTCCGCGACCAGGAGAGCATCGTGCGCGGCTGCTACCGGGCGCTGGGCGCGGGCGTGCCGCTGTTCGGCGGGGCCGCGGCCGACGGCTGGCGGATGAGCGGGGCATACCTGTTCAAGGACGGTCAGGTGCTCACGAACGCGGTGATCGGCGCGGCGATCGCGTCGGAGGCGCCGATCGCGGTGGGGGTCAGCCACGGCTGGCGCACCGTCGGCCAGCCGATGATCGTGACCCGGGCCGCCGACGGGCGGGTGCTCACCCTCGACGACCGGCCCGCGCTCGACGTCTACCTGGAACGGCTCGACGCCCCGCCCGAGGCGTACACCGACCCGGCGGCGTTCACCGCGTTCGCGCTGCCGCGCCCGCTGGGCGTGCAGCGGCGCAGCGGGGTCGAGGCACGCAACCTGTCCACCGAGGTCGATCTGGAGGGCCGGTCGATCGGCGGCGGCGGGGCGATCGACCCGGGCGGGCTGACCTGGGTGATGACCGGTGACGAGCAGTCCATCCTGGACGCGACGGACTCCGCCTGCCAGGACGCGCTCGACCGGCTGCACGGGCAGGAGCCGATCGGCATGCTCACCTTCAGCTGCGCCGCCCTGCGCGCGGTGCTGGGCGACGACGGCATCCGGCGGGAGGGCGAGCGCCTGGACCGGTGGGCCGGCAGCATCCCGTACGCGGGCTTCTACACCTACGGCGAGATCGCCCGCAATCACGGCATCGACGGATTCCACAACCAGACCCTCGCTGTGCTGGCACTGAGCTGA
- a CDS encoding cupredoxin domain-containing protein produces the protein MSLLTRLLSCSVPLATAVALSGCSLWGLEGGPDAQGAALPSIAAQPEGVAAAMGADGVQRIEITVDDKLRMTPEVVSARPGRVEFTFRNVGLTPHDIALRVPSAAGTGNLNGADTRTVLIEVTEPGTYPMPCLYHGTSGMRGTLYIR, from the coding sequence ATGAGCCTGCTGACCCGCCTGCTGTCCTGCTCCGTCCCGCTGGCGACCGCCGTGGCGCTGTCCGGCTGCTCGCTGTGGGGGCTGGAGGGCGGCCCCGACGCCCAGGGCGCGGCGCTGCCCAGCATCGCCGCGCAGCCGGAGGGCGTGGCGGCGGCCATGGGCGCCGACGGCGTACAGCGTATCGAGATCACCGTCGACGACAAGCTGCGCATGACGCCGGAGGTGGTCTCGGCCCGCCCGGGCCGGGTGGAGTTCACCTTCCGCAACGTCGGGCTGACCCCGCACGACATCGCGCTGCGGGTGCCGTCCGCGGCGGGCACGGGCAATCTCAACGGGGCCGACACCCGCACGGTGCTGATCGAGGTCACCGAGCCCGGCACCTACCCGATGCCCTGCCTCTACCACGGCACGTCGGGCATGCGCGGCACCCTGTACATCCGCTGA
- a CDS encoding Dyp-type peroxidase — MRVYTSVARPVRLLLAVAAGLLLVLGPASAASAHEVGGVGATNFATTLSGLSPAVPGVALSVVENGSRLQLRNTTKTEVVVRGYSEEPYARIGPDGVWLNDGSPATYLNADRFGSTRVPADADPAAAPRWRKVSDEPVHRWHDHRTHWMLTTLPIAVAADPTAPHRISEWRVDLDHDGRVLTATGSLDWVPGPSPTPWYLLTALSALLVVGFVFTRWAHRLVGAALGALIAADVAHAAGVALVTEGNVPERLGAFLGSDMTALLIWPFGIVAAVLIARGATFLGFVGMGVGGLLASMMALDDAPVWWRSSAPSALPADLNRATVALIVGLGAGLLLAGPLFWRRFKPASRTQSASAGVATSAGVATSAAEPPANGETPHSLATMPARDTADDAQAEPPILLGARAAAAAAPPREEATVGRRGFAGTLAVGGVGVILGAAGGIAAGGGPGTDTPAETEPGEPGRSSIGTARVAFHGERQAGIATPARPQARLRVTAFDLVPGVDRAGLRTLLRRWSQAAEQLTAGQALGAPGDHVVTGAGPASLTVTIGFGPSLFGKAGLTAANRPKQLAPLPAFPGEDLDPDRSDGDLCLLVAADDALVVFHAARELARLARPYARVRWQTDGFSSAPGVTADGATSRNLMGQLDGTNNPRPTDEDFDSKVFVTDPAAPRWLQGGSLLVVRRIRMLLDDWDGLGRPAQERVTGRRKDTGAPLSGGEERTPADFGATAPGGGLAIPADAHIRLAAPAFNNGAAMLRRGWSYAEDIEAGLLFLAWQADPARGFVPVQRRLAGSDALNRFIRHETSALFAMPRGAATGGYVGQDLFGDDPA, encoded by the coding sequence GTGCGGGTGTACACGTCGGTGGCGCGGCCGGTCCGGCTGCTGCTGGCCGTGGCGGCCGGTCTGCTGCTCGTGCTCGGTCCGGCAAGCGCCGCGTCGGCCCACGAGGTCGGCGGGGTCGGTGCGACCAACTTCGCGACCACCCTGTCCGGGCTCTCCCCGGCGGTGCCCGGTGTCGCCCTGTCCGTCGTCGAGAACGGCTCCCGCCTCCAGCTGCGCAACACCACGAAAACCGAGGTCGTGGTACGCGGCTACAGCGAGGAGCCGTACGCCAGGATCGGGCCCGACGGCGTCTGGCTCAACGACGGCTCCCCCGCGACCTACCTCAACGCCGACCGGTTCGGCTCCACCCGCGTGCCCGCCGACGCCGACCCGGCCGCCGCCCCGCGCTGGCGCAAGGTCTCCGACGAGCCCGTGCACCGCTGGCACGACCACCGCACCCACTGGATGCTGACCACGCTGCCGATCGCGGTCGCCGCCGACCCGACCGCGCCGCACCGGATCTCCGAGTGGCGCGTCGACCTCGACCACGACGGCCGGGTCCTCACCGCGACCGGCTCCCTGGACTGGGTGCCCGGCCCCTCCCCCACCCCGTGGTACCTGCTCACCGCCCTGTCCGCGCTGCTCGTCGTCGGATTCGTGTTCACCCGGTGGGCGCACCGGCTGGTGGGCGCGGCGCTCGGCGCGCTGATCGCCGCCGACGTCGCACACGCGGCCGGGGTCGCGCTGGTCACCGAGGGCAACGTGCCCGAGCGGCTGGGCGCGTTCCTCGGCTCGGACATGACCGCGCTGCTGATCTGGCCGTTCGGCATCGTCGCGGCGGTGCTCATCGCGCGCGGCGCCACGTTCCTCGGTTTCGTCGGGATGGGTGTGGGCGGGCTGCTCGCCTCGATGATGGCGCTGGACGACGCGCCGGTGTGGTGGCGCTCCTCGGCCCCGTCCGCCCTGCCCGCCGATCTCAACCGCGCCACGGTCGCCCTGATCGTCGGCCTCGGCGCCGGTCTCCTGCTGGCCGGGCCGCTGTTCTGGCGCCGCTTCAAACCCGCCTCGCGCACCCAGTCCGCCTCCGCCGGAGTCGCCACGTCCGCCGGAGTCGCCACGTCCGCCGCCGAACCCCCGGCGAACGGCGAGACCCCGCACTCGCTCGCGACAATGCCGGCTCGCGACACCGCCGACGACGCGCAGGCGGAGCCGCCGATCCTGCTCGGAGCGCGGGCCGCCGCGGCAGCCGCGCCACCGCGGGAGGAGGCGACCGTCGGGCGGCGCGGGTTCGCCGGGACGCTGGCCGTGGGCGGCGTCGGGGTGATCCTCGGCGCGGCGGGCGGCATCGCGGCGGGCGGTGGCCCCGGCACCGACACCCCCGCCGAGACGGAACCCGGTGAGCCGGGCCGGTCGTCGATCGGCACGGCCCGGGTCGCGTTCCACGGCGAGCGCCAGGCGGGCATCGCGACCCCGGCCCGGCCGCAGGCCCGGCTGCGGGTCACCGCGTTCGACCTGGTCCCCGGCGTGGACCGGGCGGGTCTGCGTACGCTGCTGCGCCGCTGGAGCCAGGCGGCCGAGCAGCTCACCGCGGGGCAGGCGCTCGGCGCACCGGGCGATCACGTCGTCACCGGCGCGGGCCCGGCATCGCTCACGGTGACCATCGGGTTCGGGCCGAGCCTGTTCGGCAAGGCCGGGCTGACCGCCGCGAACCGGCCGAAGCAGCTCGCGCCGCTGCCCGCGTTCCCGGGCGAAGACCTCGACCCGGATCGCAGCGACGGCGACCTGTGCCTGCTGGTCGCGGCCGACGACGCGCTGGTGGTGTTCCACGCCGCCCGCGAGCTGGCCCGGCTGGCGCGGCCGTACGCCCGGGTCCGGTGGCAGACCGACGGCTTCAGCAGCGCACCCGGTGTCACCGCCGACGGCGCGACCAGCCGCAACCTGATGGGCCAGCTCGACGGCACGAACAACCCCCGGCCCACCGACGAGGACTTCGACAGCAAGGTGTTCGTCACCGACCCGGCCGCGCCGCGCTGGCTGCAGGGCGGCTCGCTGCTGGTGGTACGCCGTATCCGGATGCTGCTCGACGACTGGGACGGCCTCGGCCGGCCCGCCCAGGAGCGGGTCACCGGCCGCCGCAAGGACACCGGCGCGCCGCTGTCCGGCGGCGAGGAGCGCACCCCGGCCGACTTCGGCGCGACCGCCCCGGGCGGCGGGCTCGCCATTCCCGCCGACGCGCACATCCGCCTGGCCGCACCGGCCTTCAACAACGGCGCGGCGATGCTGCGCCGGGGCTGGTCCTACGCCGAGGACATCGAGGCCGGGCTGCTGTTCCTGGCCTGGCAGGCCGACCCGGCGCGGGGCTTCGTGCCGGTGCAGCGGCGGCTGGCCGGCTCCGACGCGCTCAACCGCTTCATCCGCCACGAGACCAGCGCCCTGTTCGCCATGCCGCGCGGAGCCGCGACCGGCGGCTACGTGGGCCAGGACCTGTTCGGAGACGACCCCGCATGA
- a CDS encoding trans-aconitate 2-methyltransferase — protein sequence MPQLSGTAEHWQAVYDRNDPQNVSWYQPTPAMSLRLLEAGGARPGSSVLDAGGGASTLVDELLVRGMTDVTVLDLSEAALAAARRRLGERAMAAHWMARDLLTWSPLRRYDFWHDRAVFHFLTDPADRDRYRRVLAAALAPRGQAVIGTFAEDGPDSCSGLPVARYGMQALAEQFPGFQLLQAEQEQHRTPSGGWQSFTWVRLTRPAGEPVPSYAPAAAPAPAPAPQPGSYY from the coding sequence GTGCCACAGCTCTCCGGCACTGCCGAGCACTGGCAGGCCGTATACGACCGAAATGATCCACAGAACGTCAGCTGGTACCAGCCCACGCCCGCAATGTCGCTGAGGCTGCTGGAGGCCGGCGGGGCACGCCCCGGCAGTTCGGTGCTCGACGCCGGCGGCGGTGCTTCCACTCTCGTCGACGAGCTGCTCGTCCGCGGCATGACCGACGTGACGGTGCTCGACCTGTCGGAGGCGGCGCTGGCCGCGGCCCGCAGGCGGCTGGGCGAGCGCGCCATGGCGGCGCACTGGATGGCCCGGGACCTGCTGACCTGGTCGCCGCTGCGGCGGTACGACTTCTGGCACGACCGTGCCGTGTTCCACTTCCTCACCGACCCGGCCGACCGCGACCGCTACCGCCGCGTGCTCGCCGCCGCGCTCGCGCCCCGCGGGCAGGCCGTCATCGGCACGTTCGCCGAGGACGGCCCGGACTCCTGCTCCGGCCTGCCCGTGGCCCGCTACGGCATGCAGGCGCTGGCCGAGCAGTTTCCCGGCTTCCAGCTCTTGCAGGCCGAGCAGGAGCAGCACCGGACCCCGTCGGGCGGCTGGCAGTCGTTCACCTGGGTGCGGCTGACCCGCCCCGCCGGGGAACCGGTGCCCTCCTATGCTCCCGCCGCCGCCCCTGCCCCGGCTCCCGCACCGCAGCCCGGCAGCTACTACTGA